Within the bacterium genome, the region ATTTCGAATGTCGTGCAAGGCACGACCGCGCTGCTGGCCGCGCTTACCGACAACTTTGAGCGCCCCGGTCCGGCGTTGGGAGAAGGGTGGGTGGCAGGCGCGGGCGTGGCAATTGTGAACGGCGCGGTTCACAACAACGGCTCCGGCTACCAAGCCGCAGTATTGAGTACGCGCCGCGATCCGCGTGAAGTTTCGTTGACCTGGGCGCCGACCGCGGTGCTGGGCCCGATCAATGAAAGCGGCATCTTGGTGATGGCGAGCAACGCCACCAGCCGGCCCAACGGCTATTTCATTCAGCACAACAACTCCTCCGGCAAGACGATCCTGTGGCGCGTGGAGAACGGCACGCTCACCAATCAAATCGACAGCGGCAATTCCTTCGGTGGACAGATTGGGCCGGGCGCCATCATGCGCGTGGAGTACAACCTCACCGAGCAATTCAACTCCTTCACGGTTTTCGTCAACGGCAGCTTTGATCGCGAACTGACGGATCCCCAAAAGCTCGAAAACGGGCCCTATGCCGGCTTTATGTTGGCTGCCGCTGGTCCGGAGAACGCCATTGATGCCATTTCCATTTCGGTGCCGATCAAGGAGGCCGCCAGCATCACGGCGGTCGCGGGCAATGATCAAGTGGCCTCGGTCGGCGCAACGTTGCCGCAGCCGCTGGTGGTGCGACTGGTGGATGCCGAATCCAATCCCTCGCCCGGCAAGACGGTGGATTTCGTCGTGACCAAAGGCGAGGCCGTGGTCGCGCCGCCGCCGGCGCCGGATGGGCACATTCGCATCGAAGCCGAGTCCGGCACGATTCAGGCGCCGCTGCGCGTGCGCAATGATGCCGAGGCAGCGCGCGGCAAATACCTCACCTATCCCGCCGGCAACACCCAGGATGCCAAAGCCACCTATTCTTTCGACATTGCGCAAGCCGGAACCTACATCATTTGGACACGCAGCCGCAAGAATCAAGCGCCGGCCGGCAGTTGGATGGTCAGTGTCGATGGCGGTGCCGACCAAATCTATGACGTGTTTCAAGGGCAAATTAGCGACAAATGGACGTGGAACCGATTGAGTGGCCGCGGCAACGGTCCCGCGGAAAATCCGCAGTTCAATCCCCGGCAGTTCAATTTCGCGGCCGGCCGCCACACCCTCGAGTTCAAGGCGCGCTATGAAGAGACCTGGCTCGACAAATTCATCATCACTGCGGATCTCAATTTCATTCCCACCGGATTGGAAGACCCCGGCTTTGTCACGGATGGCAACGGCCAGGCAAGCGCAATCGTCACCCTGGGCCAAACCTCGGGGGAGGTGAAAATCGAAGCCCGGCATAAGAGTCTCGTGCCCGCGCAGTTTACTGCCGTGGCCTCGGGCGGCGCGGCGGTGCGGCTGGCCGAGATGACCAACAACAATCAAACCGGCGCGGCCGCCAAAGAGCTGTTGCTGCCGTTTACCGTGCGTGTGTACGATGCCGGCAACAATCCCACGGCCGGGCATCCGGTGAGCTGGGTGATTACCGCGGGCGACGGCCGGCTGAGCAGCTATACCAGCCTCACCGATCGCGACGGCAGAGCTTTCACCACGCTGACGTTGGGGCAGGTGCAGGCTGAGAATCAAGTGGAAGCACGGAGCTATGGCAGCAATGGCATTCCGCTCACCAATTCGCCGCGCCTCTTCAAGGCCACTGCGGTTTCCGGCTTTGCGAAGACGCTGAATCGGGTGGGCGGGAATAATCAGACAGCGGCGGTGCGCACGCCCTTGCCGGAGAAAATCGCCGTGCGCGTGCTGGAAGAGAGCAACGCGGGTGTGCCCAACGTGCCGATCGAGTTCACCGCAAAACGCGGCGGCGGTACGCTGGCAGCACAAACCGGTTTTCGCAACGGCGGCTTTGAAAACGCCAGCGGCACCACGCCGGCTTCGTGGTCGCTGTTGAACTCGCCAACCGCCAGCGAAGTCACCGCTTCCACCAATGCGCCGAAAGCCGGTTTGCGTAGCCTGGAAATCAACGCGGCGCGCAGCGGCGTGGGTGTGAGCCAGTCGCCGAAGTATGCGGAAAGCACCAACTACGTGTTGACGTTTTGGGCGAAAGTCGTGAGCGGCACCGCCCAGGTGGTTTGGCAGCAGAGCAGCAGCACCGGTGAGTTGTTGCAGCAAACGATCGATCTGTTGCCTTCGGCGACCGGCGAGAGTTGGGTGCAATATCGACTCTTCGGCGTGAATGGCACCGTCGGCAGCCGGCCCCTGCAATTCAAGACCAGTGGCAGCGGTCACTTTTTTGTGGATGACGTCCAGCTCTATCCGGCGACAGACGGCAACGGCCGGTTGGCAACAACGTGGACGGTGGGCGACACGGTGGGCAGCCAGGAGGCGCAGGCGGTCGCGCTGGTGGGCAGTCTGGCGAACAGCCCGATCAGTTTCACGGCGAACGTCACCGCCGGCCCGGCCGCAGTGCTGCAGCCGGACGGCGAAACCAATTTGGTCGGCTCGGTCAATCAACCGTTGAGCAAGCCTTTCGTGGCGCGCGTGACCGATGTCACCGGCATCAACGGTGTCAGCGGCGTGGCGGTCACGTTCAAAATCACCGCGGGCGGCGGCCGTTTTCAAGAGGGCGGCACGACCAAGACCATTGCAACTGAGGCCAACGGCCGGGCAGCGATCACACTGATTCTGGGCGGTCAGACCAATGTTGCGAACACGGTGGAAGCTTCGGCCAGCGCCTTGAGCGGCAGCCCGATCATTTTCACCGGCATCGCTGCCACGCCCGGCTCCTTCACCAAAGTTGCCGGCGATGATCAGCGTGGCTCTGCCGGCCATGTGCTGAAGCAGCCGCTGACGATCCGCATCAAAGATGAAAACAGCAATGCCTTGCCGGGCTTTCCGGTGAAATTCGAAGTCACCCAGGGCAACGGCAGTTTCGGCGGAAAGGCCACAGTCACCATCAACACCAACGCTGCCGGCGATGCCGAAGCCTTTTTCACCTGCGATCCTGCGCCAGGCGCCACCAACCGCGTGCGCGCCTCGGCGACTTACAACAATCAGCCGGTAAATGGCTCACCGAAAATCTTTACGGTGGTAAATTATGGCCTGAAGCAATTCAGACTCGCCTCCGGCAATGAACAGACCGGCATTGTCGATCAATTCCTGCTCAATCCACTGGCGGCAGCGGTGCTTGATTCGGCAGAGCAAGGCATCGCCGGCCGCGAGGTGGTGTTCAAAATCACGGAGGGCGGCGGCAAGCTGGAGGGAAGCGTAACGGAAAAGACCGTGCCAACTGATTCGCTGGGCCAGGCGCGCGTGCGCTGGCGCCTCGGCATTCGGCCCGTGGCCAATCGCGCCACCGCCATGATCACTCCGGCTTTGCCAGGCTCGCCGGTGCAATTCACCGCGACCGCAGAAGTGGATGCGCCGGCGAGTTTGTCCAAAGTTGCCGGCGACAGCGCGCGCGGGGTCGTGGGCAACCAGCTCGGCGTGCCGTTTGTGACAAAGGTGGTGGACAAACACGGCAACAACGTGGCCAATGTCGAGGTCATCTTCAAAGTGGCGGCAGGAGGGGGGAATTTCAACGGCCAGTCGAGCGACACCGTCAAGACCAATGCCGAAGGTCGCGCGCAAGTGACGCTCACCCTGGGGCCGGCAGCCGGCAGCTACAACAACGTGGTCGAAGCCCGCGCCAGCAACGGCTCGATTCCGCTGACCAACTCGCCGGTTCGCTTTGTGGCGAGCGCGGAAGCGAGCAAGGCCGCGAGCTTGGCGACCGAGGGCGGCAACCGGCAGACCGGCAGTTCGGGTGAGTTGTTGGCGCAGCCTTTTCGCGTGCGCGTGCGTGATGCCAACGGCAACACGGTGAAGAATCATCCGGTGCGCTTCACGGTGTTGCGCGGCGGCGGCAATTTCAGCAGTGGCGCCAGCGATTCCACGGTGATGAGCAATGACAACGGCATCGCCCAGTTGACGTTGCGCCTCGGCCCGGCCGTGGTGCCGGACAGCCAGCTCGTGCAGGCCGCCGCCAACGATGGGGTCAATCCCCTGAACAATTCGCCCCTGCGATTTGTGGCGTTTGCCACCGGCGGTAAACCAAGCGCGATCACGTCCTACGTGCAAGCGAGCGGGGCCGTGCCGGCTGACGGTTTGACGCCCATGCCGGTCACCATTTTCGTGCGAGATGTGTATGACAATCCCGTGCCCGATCAAGCGGTGATCATCGAAGTCACCAACGGCCCGAATGAGATTTCGCAGCCCACCAAAAAGACGGACCGAGACGGCAAAACCACCGGCAGCTTCGCCTCGCGGCGCGCCGGCGCGAAGACGATCACGGCGCGCGTTACCAGCGGCATCAGCATCACCAACGGCTCGACCGTGCAGTTTCTGGCGCTCGCCGCGCAGCAATTGTCACTGACCAGCGGTAACAGTCAAACTGGCAATCTCTACACTGCGACGCCCGATCCTCTGCGCATCAAAGTCGAAGACCGGTTCGGCAATGGCGTTGCCGGGCATCCGGTGATCTTCTCCGTGAAAGCCGGAGACGGCCGCTTTCCCGACGGCAACCGCAGCCTGCGCGTCAACTCCAATGCCAGTGGCATTGCGGAGACCCACTATGTCTTCGGCGGCACCACCGGCGAGAGCCAGATTTGGGCGGAGTCCGCCGGTCTGAACAACTCCCCCATCATCCTCACCGCCAATGCCGTCAACCGGCCGGCGCGCAAGCTGCTCAGCATTGCGGGGAATGATCAAGCCGGCATCGCCGGCGAGGAATTGCCGGATTCGATCAGCGTCAAAGTGACCGACAACACCAACCGGCCGGTGGCCAACATCAATGTGCATTTTGCCGTGGCCTTTGGCGGCGGGTATGTGAGCCATGCGGTGCTGCGCACCAACATTCATGGACTTGCCACGGTGGCGTGGCGCTTGGGTGATCAAGTGGGTTTGAACACGCTGCGGGTCAGCTCGGAAGGCTTGGAAGGCTCACCGCTGGATTTTCGCGCCAACGGCATTGGCGGCCAGCCGTGCTGTATGAATCCCATTCTTGCCACCGCGCCCTCGGCACCGGTGGGTGGCACGCTGTCAGTGACTGCGTTTCGTGTCAGTGATCGTTTTGGCAACGGCGTGGACGGCATTCCGGTGCGGCTCGAAATTGTTTCCGGCACCGGCATGCTGCTCGCTCCGGAGGCCATCAGCAAAGACGGCGGCCTGGTGAGCTTTACCATCATGTTCGACAACGTGAGCGGACCCAGAAGAATTCGCGCCCGCGTCAGCACGTTGCCGATTGCGCCGCAAACCGTGACGGTTTACGCGACCGCGGCGGCGGCCACGGCCATGGCGGCGGTGCCGCGCACCAACAACCAGGGCGGCACCGTGGGCAAGCCGCTTAACTTTCCGTTGCAGGCAAAGTTGGCCGATCGCTTCGGTAATCCCGTGCCCGATGAGTCGGTGAATTTTGTGATCACGGCCGGCGGCGGCTATCTCAACGGCCAGCCCAATCTCTCCAGTGCCGGCGCGTTGAGTGACAGCAACGGCGTGGCTTCCGTGGCATTGACGCTCGGTGCGAATCCCGGCGCGAATCGCGTCAAAGTCATTCGTTCCGGCCTGCCGGAAGTCGAGTTTATCGCCAACGGCTTCACCAACAATTTCCCGATTTTCACCGACCTGCCGGATCGGCGCTTGACCGAGGGCGAGCGGGTGGAGTTCACCCTTGCGGCCAGGGATGAGGATGGCGATCCCATTCGTTTCGGCGCGGGCCATTTGCCGCCGGGCGCCACTTTTGATTCACTCGCGACGCTGACTTTCACCTGGGTGCCGAATCTCAATGCCGCGGGCATCTATGAACCGGCCTTCTATGTGCGCGATAATCGCGGCGGTATCGACATCGAAATCGTGCGCCTCGAAGTGTTGAACCGCAACCGTCCGCCGCGCATCGTGAGCCGCAGCCCGGTGGGCGACGCGAACCCGAGTAAGCCCGACACTACGTTGATTACCGAACCCGGCAAACAGGCACGTCTCACGCTGCGAGTGCAGGCGGCTGACGAAGACGGCGATCCACTCAGCTTCATTTGGGAGCGGAACGGCCTGCCGGTCGGCGGTGACTCTGCGCGTTACACGCTGATCACTGCGGAGAGCTACAACGCCGTCAAGGTCACTGTGTCGGATGGCGCCGATCACGTTGCTACGGACTGGGTGATCAAAGTGCCGGTATCGCTGCTCAGCTTCTCGGCGAGCGCGGCAAATGCCAAGGGGGTGATTTTGAGCTGGACAACTTCGGGCGAGATCAACTTTGCCGGCTTCAACGTGCTGCGCAGCCAGGCGCGCAACGGCCAATATCACCAGCTCAACAGCGGCATTCTCCCACCGCGGCCGGGCGGCGAGTATTCTTTCGTGGATGAAACCGCGAGCGCCGGCAGCCGCTACTTTTACAAACTCGAGGAGATCGACCTGAGCGGCAATCTCATCAGCCACGGCCCAATTCAGATCGAAGTGGCGCAGCCGATAAGTTTTGCCTTGCGTCAGAATTACCCGAATCCGTTCAATCCCTCGACCAGCATCCAGTATCAACTGCCGCAACCGGCGCAGGTGCGGTTGACGATCTTCAACACCCTGGGCCAGGTGGTCACGCGGCTGGTGAATCGCCGGCAGGAGGCAGGCTTTCACACCGTGATGTGGCACGGCCGCAATCATGCCGGCGAGGCGGTGCCCAGCGGGATCTACTACTATCGCTTGGAAGTGGAAGGCGGGTTCGTGGAGACGAAAAAGATGGTACTGGCAAAATAGTCGGGGAGAAACGCGCCTAATCAAATGCAATTTGTTTCGAATCGTCTGTGTGGCCTCCCGGTCAACACAGACGATTCTGTTTGAACATTCGCAGATGAATGGGTTTGCGACGCCAATGAAATCCTCAAAACTTCTATTCTGGGCCGGCCTTTTTCTTGTTGGACTTTCCTTGCATCATTTTCTTGCCAGCGGAATCTCTCGGCCTGTGATTGCCTCTCCGATCGAACAGTCCATTAGCGAAATGACAGAATCACAAACTTATTCGGATGAACTTCAAACCTCCTGGATCAAGCACTACAGCTCAAGAACACCTGCAAACGATCGCCCCACAGCTTTGGCAATGGACTCGGAAGGGAATGCTTACGTCACCGGCAGCAGCGAAAACATGCCCTTTGGCACTGACATTCAAACCTTCAAATATGATTTGCAGGGCCGGGTACTTTGGTCGGCATCCTACGACAGCCCGTTTCACGGTGATGACACCCCGGTAAGCTTGGTGGTTGATCAGGAGGGCAACGTTTATGTGGCAGGAAGCAGTTGGGGCGATGATTCCCGCTGGGATTTCTTGACGATCAAGTATGATGCTGCCGGCATTGAGCAATGGGTGGCGCGTTTTCACAGCAGCGGAACGGCAGACGATCGGATTTCCGCGTTAGCCCTCGATGACAAGGGCAATACCTATGTCACGGGAATAAGCGGGTCTGCTTCACGCGGAAAGTTTGTGACGATCAAATACAATCAAAACGGCCGGCAACAATGGATCGCCTCGCTCGATTGCCGCGAAGATGAGCCGGATTCTCCCTCGGCTCTTTTGCTCGACGAGGCCGGCAATATTTATGTGACCGGAACTTGTGGCGTGGGAAAAAATAGCGACCTGGTTGCGGCCAAGTATAACAACGAAGGCTCCCAACTTTGGATTCGCTCGTATGATGGTCCGGGGCATAACGCCGATCGCACTCCGGCTGCGACTTTGGATGCGGCGGGCAATTTATTCGTCACAGGTACAAGTGCGAGAAGTTCTACCGGCGACGATTTCGTCACGATGAAGTATGATCCAAATGGTGCAGAACAATGGATCGTTCGCTACAACGGCCCCAAGAATCTGAATGACTATGCCAGAGCAATTGCTGTAGATGCTACTGGAAATGTTCTTGTCGCAGGAACCAGCTTTGATTCTGCCGGCGTTTCTGTGTTTGCGACATTGAAATACGATAGCTCTGGCCGCGAATTGTGGGTCAAGCGCTCGCCGGAGTCGCAGACTTCCTCCTATGACGTTCAGGCACTTGCGCTTCATGAAAATGGCGACGTTTACGTTACCGGCGTTCGCGAGAAATCATCATTGCATGCCACGGCCATAACGATTAAATACGATTCTGCCGGAGTAGAACAATGGACGTTGCGCCACGACAGTAGTGGCCACAGCATCAATCTGCCGGCTGCACTAAAACTGGACAACCATGACGGCGTTTATCTGACTGGAACAAAGTGGCAGAATGCTTGGAATCATGATTTTGCCACCTCAAAGTTTTCCAACTCGGGTGCGATGCAATGGTTTTCAGATTTTGGAGGGGAAGGCTGGGGTGATGGTTATCCTTCAAAACTTATGATTGACAGCAAAGAGAATCTTTGTATCCTGGCCACCGTGGGCGGCATACGCGGAGTGCTGAAATATGACGCACATGGCGGCGAACAAAACTTCTTCCCGTGTGAGGCTCAAGCGAATTTGATTACAGTCGACGCGACCGATCATGTTCTGATTGCGGGCCAGACCAGCGCGGTGGCAGGGCGTCATGGTTTTGTTGCCAAGTACGACGCAAACGGCGTGCTGCGCTGGCGCGTGTTGCACAATCTGAATGCCAATACAAATGATTTGCCCGTTGCCCTGGTCACTGATCATGTTGGCAGCGTCTATATGACCATGTTCAGCAATCAGAATTACCTGACGGTCAAATACCTTTCAGACGGATCGTTGGCATGGCAGGCAAACTACAACGGGCCGGCCAATGGCATAGACAAGCCAGCAGGTATTGCAGTGGACAGTGCTGGAAGTGTCTATGTTACGGGAAGCAGCGCCGGTTTGGATTCTGGTCGGGACTATTTGACGATCAAATACGATCGCCACGGCGCAAGAAAATGGAGCAAGCGCCTCGATGTCAAGAACAACGATGATGATGCTCGTGCGCTTGCGGTTGACATGGCGGGAAATGTCTATGTCACGGGCAGCGCTGCGCAAGATTTCGTCACGATCAAATATGACAGCAATGGAGTCAAAAAATGGATCGCCAGTCTCGAAGGCGCGTGGCATGGCGGTTGGGATCGTGCCGATGGAATTTTAGTTGACGCTGCAGGAAGTGTTTATGTCAATGGTCAAAGCGAGCCCTACTATCGCGTGGTAAAATATGATTCCATCGGCAAGACTCAATGGGTGGCCGGTTTTGAGGGTATTGCGCGCTATCAGCACTACATGGCGAGTAGTTTTGCCGTCGATGATTCTGGCAACGTTTATCTGTCCGGACGAGTTGGCTACATTTATAATGAAAGAAACGAGAGTTGCAACGCTTCTTCTTTACATTTTCGCACGGCGAAATTTCATTTTGCGGATGGGCGCCAATTGTGGTCTGAAATCTATGATGGCCCCGGGCATACAAACGACTATGTAGTTGATTTGAAAATCGCCGAATCCGGCGCGTTGTATGTGACGGGCTATTCCGAAGGGCAAGCATGTTTATGTTTGTCTGAAGATTGTTGGACCGCCATTACGACGATCAAATACAAACCCGCGGTTGCGGCCGCCGTTGTCGCAGAAAAGCACCGTCAGTCAAGCGTTTTCAGTCTTGCCCAGAACTATCCCAATCCCTTCAATCCCTCGACCAGCATTGCGTATCAATTGCCGCAGCCGGCTCAGGTGAAATTGACGGTGTTCAACACGCTTGGCCAAGTCGTGATACGGCTGGTGAATCGCCGGCAGGAGGCGGGCTTTCACACCGTCATGTGGCACGGCCGCAACTTCGCCGGCGAGGCGGTGCCCAGCGGGATCTACTACTATCGCCTGGAAGTGGAAGGCGGGTTCGTGGAGACGAAGAAGATGGTGTTGGCGAAATAGAGACAAGTGGCTGCCGCGCCCTCAGCGGCCGGTGCTGCCGAAGCCGCCGGCCGACCGGGCGGTTTCATTCAACTCCTCCACCTCAACTAGTTCCGCCCGCGCCACGGCGGCAATCACAAGCTGCGCGATGCGATCGTGCGGGTTGATGGTGAAGGATTGCTGGCGGTGATGATTGATGACGATCACATTGATTTCCCCGCGATAGTCGGCATCCACCGTGCCCGGCGAATTCAACAGCGTGACCGCGTGATTGAGCGCCAAGCCGCTGCGCGGCCGCACCTGGGCTTCATAACCCGGCGGCAATTCCAACGCAATGCCGGTGGCAATCAATGCCGATTCGCCCGGCGCCAGCACTTTGGCCGTCTCCAGCCGGGCATACAAATCCATGCCGGCGGCAAGCGCAGTTTTGTATTCCGGCACGCGCGCCGCCGGATGCAGTTTCTTGACTTTGATGCGAATATTCAAGAGTGGACTATCCTTTTGAAGTTGGTGATATTCCCGGATTCTTCGTTCGTCTGATCCCGCCATTCGCCTAGCCAAAAATCGCAGCCACCTCCCGCTGCAGTTGTTCGAAAAGCTAAGTGTTGCATCCCTCCGGCAAGTTTTGCATGAGACTCTCCGCCACGCGGCGGTAATACCATTCCTGCTGCTCGCGGCCGCGATTGAAACGCTGCCACACCGCCTCTCCCAGGCGATGCTGTTCCAGCGCAATGCCGCGCAGATTGTGCAGCTTGTCCGCCGCCACCACCAGCTTGACCGGCGCGGGCGCGGTGGCGAGAAAGGTAATCGTGTGTTGTTTGCGCTTTTCCCAGGGCAGGGATTTGTCCGGCTCGGAGCATTGCGCCACCAGTTCGGCAATCGTGGCGCCGAAATCCCGGCGCAGCGCTGCGAGCGTTACCGGGGTGTCTTCGATCACGTCGTGCAGAATGCCCGCGACCACGACCTCGGTCGGGCAGCCGGCATCAAGCAGCAGCAAGCCGACGGCACAAGGATGCACGATGTAGGGGATGTCAGTGCTCTTGCGCGTTTGCTGGCGGTGCGCGAAAGCGGCTGTGGCGAGGGCGCGGTCGATCATCGCCCAATCGTGGGTGTGGTTGTGAGTCTGGGTCTGAGAAATTTGCATCTGAAACCTTTGCTTTGGTACGCCGGTCAAAATACGAAATCGCCGCACTCACATTCAAGGCCGAATTCGGCGGCGCACCGGAGAAGAGATCGCGCTTGACTTTCCATCTGCTGATGTCTACTTTGCCGGGCCTGACAAGCGAGTTGGTGTCCGTGCGAAAAAAAATCCAGCCTCGGTAACGGGAGTTGTATGCTCACCGGCCACAGGCTGCGGTTTGACGTTTTGTTTTTCAGTTGAGGCCGGGATTTCGACCCGGGCACAGGAATAACCGAAAACGACCTTCGGCATGCGCCGCATTCTCAAGAACACGATACTTTCCGTTCCATTTTTGACCTTTCTCGGAGTGACGCTGGTCGACACCGTGTGGTTCATGATCGAGCGCATCCCCGAGATCGTGCGCCTGTTGCGGGACGGCGTGTTGCTGGCGGCCATCGTGATGCTGTTGCCGCTGCGGCAGCAAATCAGGGTCTTCTCCGAGCGCCGCATCTTTCACACCCTGCGCTACATCTTTTTGACCGCCCTCACCCCGCTGCTGGTGATGATTGTCGTTGACCAGTACTTGATCGCTGCCCCGGCTTCCCAGTTTCCCGCCTCGCGGCTGTTCGTTTCCACCCGCCATTTTCTCATCGGCACCGCGGCCGCGTTTCTGCTGGTGTTGCTGCACCTGCTGCTCTCCGGCCTGCTCGCCAATCTGATTTTCTACAAAAGCAAAAGCTCGACCCTGCGCAACTTTCGCCTGCTGGTGTTTGCCATGCTGCTGGTGGCGGCGACCTCTTCCGCGCGCGGCCGCGTGAGCTTCTTCGTGGCTTTCGAGCAAAACTGGCTCGCCGATGTCCCCTTCATTCTGCTGTTGCTGTTGATTGTGGTCAACGCTTTCCGCCATCGCTGGATCGATTATCTCAATCGCCGGCAGAAGTGGGTGGTGTTTCTCGCTTCCGGGCTGGCGTGCGGCCTGGGCATCATGTTGACGCAACGCATGGCCGGCAGCTTCGTGGCGGATTACAGCATCGCCTTTGCCGCGGTTTGTGGAGCGATCGCGCTGTTCTTCAGCGTCTATGCCGGAGTCACCGCCTTTGCGTTGCTGCTGCACTTGCCCACCGCGGGCAGCTTCGATGAAAAAATCAACGCCATCAAAACGCTGCAGGAGCTGAGCCAGTCCATCAGCCATTTCATGGAGCGCGAGCAACTGATGGCGATGATCACGCAACGGGCGCTGCAAGTCACGCGCTCCGATTTTGCCTGGCTGGAGCTGCTCGAAGAAAGCGGCGCGCCGCCGGTGTTGCGCTCGGCGGTCAATCTCACCGACCGCGAGCAGCAGGAGATGCCAATGAGCCGCGAATCCGGCATCAGCGGCTGGGTCATT harbors:
- a CDS encoding SBBP repeat-containing protein; this translates as MKSSKLLFWAGLFLVGLSLHHFLASGISRPVIASPIEQSISEMTESQTYSDELQTSWIKHYSSRTPANDRPTALAMDSEGNAYVTGSSENMPFGTDIQTFKYDLQGRVLWSASYDSPFHGDDTPVSLVVDQEGNVYVAGSSWGDDSRWDFLTIKYDAAGIEQWVARFHSSGTADDRISALALDDKGNTYVTGISGSASRGKFVTIKYNQNGRQQWIASLDCREDEPDSPSALLLDEAGNIYVTGTCGVGKNSDLVAAKYNNEGSQLWIRSYDGPGHNADRTPAATLDAAGNLFVTGTSARSSTGDDFVTMKYDPNGAEQWIVRYNGPKNLNDYARAIAVDATGNVLVAGTSFDSAGVSVFATLKYDSSGRELWVKRSPESQTSSYDVQALALHENGDVYVTGVREKSSLHATAITIKYDSAGVEQWTLRHDSSGHSINLPAALKLDNHDGVYLTGTKWQNAWNHDFATSKFSNSGAMQWFSDFGGEGWGDGYPSKLMIDSKENLCILATVGGIRGVLKYDAHGGEQNFFPCEAQANLITVDATDHVLIAGQTSAVAGRHGFVAKYDANGVLRWRVLHNLNANTNDLPVALVTDHVGSVYMTMFSNQNYLTVKYLSDGSLAWQANYNGPANGIDKPAGIAVDSAGSVYVTGSSAGLDSGRDYLTIKYDRHGARKWSKRLDVKNNDDDARALAVDMAGNVYVTGSAAQDFVTIKYDSNGVKKWIASLEGAWHGGWDRADGILVDAAGSVYVNGQSEPYYRVVKYDSIGKTQWVAGFEGIARYQHYMASSFAVDDSGNVYLSGRVGYIYNERNESCNASSLHFRTAKFHFADGRQLWSEIYDGPGHTNDYVVDLKIAESGALYVTGYSEGQACLCLSEDCWTAITTIKYKPAVAAAVVAEKHRQSSVFSLAQNYPNPFNPSTSIAYQLPQPAQVKLTVFNTLGQVVIRLVNRRQEAGFHTVMWHGRNFAGEAVPSGIYYYRLEVEGGFVETKKMVLAK
- the dut gene encoding dUTP diphosphatase, encoding MRIKVKKLHPAARVPEYKTALAAGMDLYARLETAKVLAPGESALIATGIALELPPGYEAQVRPRSGLALNHAVTLLNSPGTVDADYRGEINVIVINHHRQQSFTINPHDRIAQLVIAAVARAELVEVEELNETARSAGGFGSTGR
- a CDS encoding HD domain-containing protein, with amino-acid sequence MQISQTQTHNHTHDWAMIDRALATAAFAHRQQTRKSTDIPYIVHPCAVGLLLLDAGCPTEVVVAGILHDVIEDTPVTLAALRRDFGATIAELVAQCSEPDKSLPWEKRKQHTITFLATAPAPVKLVVAADKLHNLRGIALEQHRLGEAVWQRFNRGREQQEWYYRRVAESLMQNLPEGCNT
- a CDS encoding SpoIIE family protein phosphatase; this encodes MRRILKNTILSVPFLTFLGVTLVDTVWFMIERIPEIVRLLRDGVLLAAIVMLLPLRQQIRVFSERRIFHTLRYIFLTALTPLLVMIVVDQYLIAAPASQFPASRLFVSTRHFLIGTAAAFLLVLLHLLLSGLLANLIFYKSKSSTLRNFRLLVFAMLLVAATSSARGRVSFFVAFEQNWLADVPFILLLLLIVVNAFRHRWIDYLNRRQKWVVFLASGLACGLGIMLTQRMAGSFVADYSIAFAAVCGAIALFFSVYAGVTAFALLLHLPTAGSFDEKINAIKTLQELSQSISHFMEREQLMAMITQRALQVTRSDFAWLELLEESGAPPVLRSAVNLTDREQQEMPMSRESGISGWVIQNQKSLLINDVTAEARAAGVRPWKRDIGAILAVPLMSRGQILGVLFSAKQDYFGYDQFDQDMLQSFADQAAIAFHNAHLLAESIEKERLSQELRVAHEAQTKLLPKVMPEVPGLEVAGVSVAAQEVGGDYYDVFTRGRKLVVVVGDVSGKGAAAAFYMAQVKGVVEALGRHYDSPREVLIHTNRILSRSLEKNLFITLLYAVFDPDSMTMTFSRAGHNPLLQSPYTSVPTFLQPAGMAIGLEEGPAFEAALEEMTLPVAAGDFFVFYTDGVVEARNDNEEEFQEKSLLAVVQRRDYKTADALKDRILLSIYDHVGLANTHDDFTVVVVGVTEQPRRSARALSTEPETEAAAAGVPT